One Carassius auratus strain Wakin chromosome 3, ASM336829v1, whole genome shotgun sequence genomic region harbors:
- the LOC113051596 gene encoding cytochrome P450 2K6-like gives MTFIETLLSQGPGTGTVLGALLLCLVIYLFSISYSSRDEGKNDPPGPKPLPLLGNLHTLNLKKTYMSLCELSKQYGSVYTVHFGPKKVVILSGYKAVKQALVNLSEEFGDRDVTPIFHDFNQGYGIVFSNGENWREMRRFALSNLRDFGMGKRRSEEIITEETKYLKEEFEKFEGKPFETTLPAAMAVSNVIAALIFNTRFEYSNTKLHHMVQRIYENMRMTGSTSVQLYNMFPWIRPFVANQKRIVNNVKEAFKQSEEIIKGLKKTLNPLDPRGIADCFLIRQQKEEESGKTETLYNSMNLHCTINNLFGAGTDTTATTLRWSLLLMARYTEIQARVQDEIDRVIGGRQPMAEDRKNLPYIDAVIHETQRFASVIPINPPHQTTCDVHLNGYLIKKGTSVWPLLASVLRDENEWETPDSFNPNHFLNEQGQFVKRDAFMPFSAGRRVCVGEGLARMELFLFFTSLLQHFCFTPPPGVSEDELDLSPVVGFTLNPAPHKLCAVKRS, from the exons ATGACTTTTATTGAAACATTACTCTCGCAGGGCCCTGGTACAGGTACAGTTTTAGGTGCCCTACTGTTGTGTTTGGTTATTTACCTGTTCTCTATCAGCTACAGCTCTCGGGATGAGGGTAAAAATGATCCTCCGGGACCCAAACCACTGCCACTTTTGGGGAACCTGCACACGCTCAACCTCAAGAAAACCTATATGAGTCTTTGCGAG CTATCAAAACAATATGGGTCAGTTTACACAGTGCACTTTGGCCCCAAAAAAGTGGTAATATTGTCAGGATACAAGGCTGTCAAACAGGCACTAGTGAACCTTTCAGAGGAGTTTGGAGACAGAGATGTTACACCCATATTTCATGATTTCAACCAGGGATATG GGATCGTGTTTTCCAATGGTGAAAACTGGAGGGAAATGAGACGATTTGCTCTTTCTAACCTGCGAGACTTTGGAATGGGCAAGAGAAGAAGTGAAGAGATTATCACTgaagaaacaaaatatttaaaagaggAATTTGAGAAGTTTGAAG GAAAACCATTTGAAACAACTCTGCCAGCTGCCATGGCTGTTTCAAATGTCATCGCTGCCCTCATATTCAACACCAGATTTGAGTATAGCAACACCAAGTTACATCACATGGTCCAACGAATTTACGAAAACATGAGAATGACTGGATCTACTTCAGTTCAG CTCTACAACATGTTTCCTTGGATTCGTCCTTTTGTGGCCAATCAGAAACGTATTGTGAACAATGTCAAAGAAGCATTCAAACAAAGCgaagaaataataaaaggtcTGAAAAAGACACTGAACCCTCTGGACCCCAGAGGAATCGCTGACTGTTTCCTGATACGACAGCAAAAAGAGGAG GAATCTGGGAAAACAGAGACTTTGTACAATTCAATGAATTTACATTGTACAATAAACAACTTATTTGGTGCTGGTACTGACACTACGGCCACAACACTACGCTGGAGTCTTCTGCTCATGGCCAGATACACTGAAATACAAG CCAGGGTTCAAGATGAGATTGACCGAGTGATCGGTGGACGTCAGCCAATGGCAGAAGACAGGAAAAACTTACCTTATATAGATGCTGTGATCCATGAAACCCAGAGATTTGCAAGCGTAATACCCATTAATCCCCCTCATCAGACCACCTGTGATGTTCACCTGAATGGATACCTCATCAAGAAG GGTACCAGTGTGTGGCCGCTACTGGCATCTGTACTGAGAGATGAAAATGAGTGGGAAACTCCTGACAGCTTCAACCCAAATCATTTCCTAAATGAGCAAGGCCAATTTGTCAAAAGAGATGCCTTCATGCCCTTCTCTGCAG GCCGCAGGGTTTGTGTTGGAGAGGGTTTGGCCAGAATGGAGCTCTTCTTGTTCTTCACCTCCCTCCTTCAGCATTTCTGCTTCACTCCTCCTCCAGGAGTGTCTGAAGATGAGCTGGATCTCTCACCAGTCGTGGGCTTCACTCTGAACCCGGCCCCCCACAAACTGTGTGCAGTCAAACGGTCTTAA
- the LOC113051572 gene encoding cytochrome P450 2K6-like, translating to MMDLRYVVKIFLTMALVQLLLMHVSITVAFFAPVLLFLVIYLFSISSSSQDEGKYPPGPKPLPLLGNLHMLNLKKTYMSLWELSKQYGSVFTVHFGPKKVVILTGYKDVKQALVNLSEEFGDRDITPIFRDFNDGFGISFSNGENWREMRRFALANLRDFGMGKKRSEEIITEETQYLKEEFEKFEGKPFDTAKPVNLAVSNIISTIVYGSRFEYNNAEFHQMVRRACTTMEMIGSASVQLYNMFPWLRCFVKNQKRILNNVREAVKRSEKLVNALQKTLNPQNPRGIADSFLIRQQKDEGSSESATFFHSVNLHCTINNLFGAGTDTMTTTLRWGLLLMAKYPQIQAEVHDEIHRVIGGRQPVAEDRKNLPYTDAVIHETQRFANIAPISVPRQTTCDVHLNGYLIKKGTSVWPLLASVLRDENEWETPDSFNPSHFLNEQGHFVKRDAFMPFSAGRRVCVGEGLARMELFLFFTSLLQHFCFTPPPGVSEDELDLSPVVGLTLNPPPHKLCAFKHS from the exons ATGATGGATCTGAGATATGTTGTGAAGATCTTTCTGACTATGGCTTTAGTGCAGCTGCTTCTCATGCATGTGTCCATCACAGTAGCTTTTTTTGCTCCTGTGCTGCTGTTTTTGGTTATTTACCTGTTTTCCATCAGCTCCAGCTCTCAGGATGAGGGAAAATATCCTCCGGGTCCCAAACCGCTGCCACTGCTGGGAAACCTGCACATGCTGAACCTCAAGAAAACCTACATGAGCCTTTGGGAG CTGTCAAAACAATATGGGTCGGTTTTCACGGTGCACTTTGGCCCCAAAAAAGTGGTAATATTGACAGGATACAAGGATGTCAAACAGGCACTAGTGAACCTTTCAGAAGAGTTTGGAGACAGAGATATTACACCCATATTTCGTGATTTCAATGATGGATTTG GTATCTCATTTTCCAATGGTGAAAACTGGAGGGAAATGAGACGCTTTGCTCTTGCAAACCTGCGAGACTTCGGAATGGGCAAGAAAAGAAGTGAAGAGATTATCACTGAAGAAACACAATATTTAAAAGAGGAATTTGAGAAGTTTGAAG GAAAACCATTTGATACAGCTAAGCCTGTAAACCTTGCAGTTTCCAACATCATCTCTACAATTGTCTATGGCAGCAGATTTGAGTACAACAACGCTGAGTTTCATCAAATGGTCAGACGAGCTTGCACGACTATGGAGATGATTGGATCAGCATCAGTTCAG CTCTACAACATGTTTCCTTGGCTTCGCTGTTTTGTGAAGAACCAGAAACGTATCTTGAACAATGTCAGAGAGGCCGTCAAACGAAGTGAGAAACTCGTGAATGCATTGCAAAAGACTTTGAATCCTCAGAACCCCAGAGGAATCGCTGACTCTTTCCTCATTCGACAGCAAAAGGACGAG GGATCAAGTGAATCAGCGACTTTTTTCCATTCTGTGAATCTTCATTGTACAATTAATAACCTATTTGGTGCTGGTACCGACACTATGACTACAACACTGCGCTGGGGTCTTCTGCTCATGGCCAAATACCCTCAAATACAAG CTGAGGTTCATGATGAGATTCACCGAGTGATCGGTGGACGTCAGCCAGTGGCAGAAGACAGGAAGAACTTACCATATACAGACGCTGTGATCCATGAAACCCAGAGATTTGCAAACATAGCACCCATAAGCGTCCCCCGTCAGACCACCTGTGATGTTCACCTGAATGGATACCTCATCAAGAAG GGTACCAGTGTGTGGCCGCTACTGGCATCTGTACTGAGAGATGAAAATGAGTGGGAAACTCCTGACAGCTTCAACCCAAGTCATTTCCTAAATGAGCAAGGCCATTTTGTCAAAAGAGATGCCTTCATGCCCTTCTCTGCAG GCCGCAGGGTTTGTGTTGGAGAGGGTTTGGCCAGAATGGAGCTCTTCTTGTTCTTCACCTCCCTCCTTCAGCATTTCTGCTTCACTCCTCCTCCAGGAGTGTCTGAAGATGAGCTGGATCTCTCACCAGTCGTGGGCCTCACTCTGAACCCGCCCCCCCACAAACTGTGTGCATTCAAACACTCATGA
- the LOC113051560 gene encoding cytochrome P450 2K1 isoform X1 has translation MALMEAFLQVSSTGTLICCLLLLLAVYLLFFRSQRDENEPPGPKPLPLLGNLPMLDVNKPYLSLCEMAKQFGPVFTVYFGPKKVVVLAGYKTVREALVNHADEFGDREISPLFHDLSKGHGIIFANGESWREMRRFALTNLRDFGMGKKKIEEKIIEETCHLLEEFEKFGGKPFETTRLMNYAASSVICSIVYGRRFEYTDPQLRSMVDRANESVRLSGTASVQLYNMFPFLGPWLKNLKLIMNNLALDIKEISEVVSSLHQTLNSQDLRGFVDSFLVRMQNAEESGEKNSLFHKQNLILTVANLFVAGTDTTSTTLRWGLLLMAKYPHIQDGVQEEIDQVIGGRQPVSEDRKNLPYTDAVIHETQRFANIAPISIPHMTSCDVHFNGYFIKKGTCVFPLLMSVLWDEDEWETPQNFKPQHFLDNQGRFVKRDAFMPFSAGRRACLGESLARMELFLFFTSLLQRFRFTPPPGVSEDELDLTPADTGIVLEKVWSGWGSTCSSPPSFSVSTSTELIYQSTGKGSGLINIT, from the exons ATGGCTCTCATGGAGGCATTTCTTCAGGTTTCCAGCACAGGAACATTAATCTGCTGCTTGCTTCTGCTCTTAGCTGTTTATCTCCTGTTCTTCCGGTCTCAGAGAGACGAAAATGAACCTCCAGGGCCAAAACCATTGCCACTTTTGGGAAATCTGCCAATGTTAGACGTCAACAAACCCTATTTGAGCCTGTGTGAG ATGGCAAAGCAGTTCGGCCCGGTTTTCACAGTCTACTTTGGTCCAAAGAAAGTGGTTGTGTTAGCCGGCTACAAAACCGTGAGGGAAGCTCTTGTTAATCATGCAGATGAATTTGGAGACAGAGAAATCTCGCCACTGTTCCATGATTTATCTAAAGGGCATG GTATTATATTTGCCAATGGAGAGAGTTGGAGAGAGATGAGACGGTTTGCTCTCACCAACTTACGAGACTTCGGGATGGGAAAGAAAAAAATTGAGGAGAAAATCATAGAGGAAACATGCCATTTACTAGAGGAATTTGAGAAGTTTGGAG GAAAGCCTTTTGAAACCACACGGCTGATGAACTACGCTGCTTCAAGTGTCATCTGTTCCATTGTGTATGGACGCAGGTTCGAGTATACAGACCCTCAACTACGGAGTATGGTGGATCGAGCCAATGAGAGCGTCAGGCTGAGCGGGACAGCATCCGTGCAG CTCTACAACATGTTTCCGTTCTTAGGTCCATGGCTCAAGAATTTGAAACTAATCATGAATAATCTAGCACTCGATATCAAAGAGATATCAGAGGTGGTGAGCAGTTTACATCAAACACTGAACTCACAGGATCTCAGAGGCTTTGTGGATTCATTCCTCGTCCGCATGCAGAATGCAGAG GAATCTGGAGAGAAGAACTCACTTTTCCATAAGCAGAACCTCATTTTAACAGTCGCCAACCTGTTTGTCGCTGGTACAGACACTACTAGTACAACACTGCGCTGGGGCTTGCTGCTTATGGCCAAATATCCACACATACAAG ATGGGGTTCAGGAGGAGATTGACCAGGTGATCGGTGGACGGCAGCCGGTATCAGAGGACAGGAAGAACTTACCGTATACAGACGCTGTGATCCATGAAACCCAGAGATTTGCAAACATAGCACCCATAAGTATCCCACATATGACCAGCTGTGATGTTCACTTCAATGGATACTTCATCAAGAAG GGCACATGTGTATTTCCTCTTCTAATGTCTGTGCTGTGGGATGAGGATGAATGGGAAACCCCCCAGAACTTTAAACCCCAACACTTCCTGGACAATCAGGGGCGATTTGTGAAGAGAGACGCCTTCATGCCCTTCTCTGCAG gccgcAGGGCTTGTCTTGGAGAGAGTTTGGCCAGGATGGAGCTCTTCCTGTTCTTCACCTCCCTCCTTCAGCGTTTCCGCTTCACTCCTCCTCCAGGAGTGTCTGAAGATGAGCTGGATCTCACTCCAGCG GATACAGGGATTGTCTTGGAGAAAGTTTGGTCAGGATGGGGCTCTACTTGCTCTTCACCTCCCTCCTTCAGTGTTTCAACATCAACTGAACTGATCTATCAATCAACTGGAAAAGGttcaggtttaataaatattacttaa
- the LOC113051560 gene encoding cytochrome P450 2K1 isoform X2, which yields MALMEAFLQVSSTGTLICCLLLLLAVYLLFFRSQRDENEPPGPKPLPLLGNLPMLDVNKPYLSLCEMAKQFGPVFTVYFGPKKVVVLAGYKTVREALVNHADEFGDREISPLFHDLSKGHGIIFANGESWREMRRFALTNLRDFGMGKKKIEEKIIEETCHLLEEFEKFGGKPFETTRLMNYAASSVICSIVYGRRFEYTDPQLRSMVDRANESVRLSGTASVQLYNMFPFLGPWLKNLKLIMNNLALDIKEISEVVSSLHQTLNSQDLRGFVDSFLVRMQNAEESGEKNSLFHKQNLILTVANLFVAGTDTTSTTLRWGLLLMAKYPHIQDGVQEEIDQVIGGRQPVSEDRKNLPYTDAVIHETQRFANIAPISIPHMTSCDVHFNGYFIKKGTCVFPLLMSVLWDEDEWETPQNFKPQHFLDNQGRFVKRDAFMPFSAGRRACLGESLARMELFLFFTSLLQRFRFTPPPGVSEDELDLTPAVGFTLNPTQHKLCAVKRL from the exons ATGGCTCTCATGGAGGCATTTCTTCAGGTTTCCAGCACAGGAACATTAATCTGCTGCTTGCTTCTGCTCTTAGCTGTTTATCTCCTGTTCTTCCGGTCTCAGAGAGACGAAAATGAACCTCCAGGGCCAAAACCATTGCCACTTTTGGGAAATCTGCCAATGTTAGACGTCAACAAACCCTATTTGAGCCTGTGTGAG ATGGCAAAGCAGTTCGGCCCGGTTTTCACAGTCTACTTTGGTCCAAAGAAAGTGGTTGTGTTAGCCGGCTACAAAACCGTGAGGGAAGCTCTTGTTAATCATGCAGATGAATTTGGAGACAGAGAAATCTCGCCACTGTTCCATGATTTATCTAAAGGGCATG GTATTATATTTGCCAATGGAGAGAGTTGGAGAGAGATGAGACGGTTTGCTCTCACCAACTTACGAGACTTCGGGATGGGAAAGAAAAAAATTGAGGAGAAAATCATAGAGGAAACATGCCATTTACTAGAGGAATTTGAGAAGTTTGGAG GAAAGCCTTTTGAAACCACACGGCTGATGAACTACGCTGCTTCAAGTGTCATCTGTTCCATTGTGTATGGACGCAGGTTCGAGTATACAGACCCTCAACTACGGAGTATGGTGGATCGAGCCAATGAGAGCGTCAGGCTGAGCGGGACAGCATCCGTGCAG CTCTACAACATGTTTCCGTTCTTAGGTCCATGGCTCAAGAATTTGAAACTAATCATGAATAATCTAGCACTCGATATCAAAGAGATATCAGAGGTGGTGAGCAGTTTACATCAAACACTGAACTCACAGGATCTCAGAGGCTTTGTGGATTCATTCCTCGTCCGCATGCAGAATGCAGAG GAATCTGGAGAGAAGAACTCACTTTTCCATAAGCAGAACCTCATTTTAACAGTCGCCAACCTGTTTGTCGCTGGTACAGACACTACTAGTACAACACTGCGCTGGGGCTTGCTGCTTATGGCCAAATATCCACACATACAAG ATGGGGTTCAGGAGGAGATTGACCAGGTGATCGGTGGACGGCAGCCGGTATCAGAGGACAGGAAGAACTTACCGTATACAGACGCTGTGATCCATGAAACCCAGAGATTTGCAAACATAGCACCCATAAGTATCCCACATATGACCAGCTGTGATGTTCACTTCAATGGATACTTCATCAAGAAG GGCACATGTGTATTTCCTCTTCTAATGTCTGTGCTGTGGGATGAGGATGAATGGGAAACCCCCCAGAACTTTAAACCCCAACACTTCCTGGACAATCAGGGGCGATTTGTGAAGAGAGACGCCTTCATGCCCTTCTCTGCAG gccgcAGGGCTTGTCTTGGAGAGAGTTTGGCCAGGATGGAGCTCTTCCTGTTCTTCACCTCCCTCCTTCAGCGTTTCCGCTTCACTCCTCCTCCAGGAGTGTCTGAAGATGAGCTGGATCTCACTCCAGCGGTGGGCTTCACCTTGAACCCGACCCAACATAAACTGTGTGCAGTCAAACGCTTGtga